The following proteins come from a genomic window of Synechococcus sp. UW69:
- a CDS encoding exodeoxyribonuclease V subunit gamma encodes MLTVYRSNRAEFLARLLSRQLIEQQLGPLETVEVMVNTWPTSRWLGEQLAMANGISSLVRFPFPGSRLRQLVRQVLHLPAQEDDPWRAGQLVWAVLELLPELLEQPVAQPLQVWLAQREGTTSGLTRDRWQLARSIADAMDDYALYRPDQLERWKRPRPEDDWQAVLWRLLAQRLPRAPFGLQVREAVDSLRRGDVDPAVLPERLRLFGISALAPVQVELIQALSGLLEVEIYLLTPCPDLWQRCGSRRASLGEDWLSPPDGGWLAEAPRLEAVLGRMGAEFQQLLEGSGEAQLGERREGDLFAGSLQIAAAEQRQPTLLDQLQQQLVDAESIPALTRFTNDQSLLFQAAPGPWREVQLVRDRILQWLAADPDLAPRDVLVMTPQIERYAPLLSSVFNDTAAIGIDLPWRLTDRSQQNSPGLSMAMFTLLELAATRLTATGLERLLANPAIQGQQGLTAEDAVLMTQTLQRSGFRWGLDSRERGSDEVHSLRWCLDRWLLGLVLPVEPGLAPAGAAPFQQGLDPDHLVRWWSLLDRLARMLDRLRQPRPCHGWVQLLQSLLEELFADGGAWADELQSWAAALEEWRLRAEDCSLDLDAAVALEVLQEALSVDSGRFGHRSGALTISALEPMRAIPHKVIVLMGLDSADFPRPSRRPGFHLLEQQRSLGDPRSSDQDRYVLLEALMSARRHLLISWCGRLERTGEPQPPAAPVEQWLAVLQEQLRRASASTEGLVITPAANPLSPENFRPEAPLSCDRRQLEARRCLDRAPASAQDSLGLAWSSLWREPLARDADVPTSVSALDPEALLTWMQQPQKAWLQARGLRPGEGIEAVEDLEALELDGLQRYLLLNHELEEQFILGSAPDWTALLAGQGVLPAGAGAALEQEDLQQRWQALQRQLASLGPCRREVHVLACLPTPLLFAGDTQVVVQPGMLTAAAVMRGWLLHLLLCAEGLAPAGGSAVVARSTRVAGAEVHLRWAALPEAEAMDRLHQLQDLAQQGLVQCWPVPPKSGWQMVAKEQRKPGSGELGFRATWQEEGTTPVMQLCFGTEISAEQLMDQDGFQEACQLLYGPLLAQLR; translated from the coding sequence TTGCTGACGGTTTACCGAAGCAACAGGGCTGAATTTTTGGCTCGCTTGCTGTCTCGGCAGTTGATTGAGCAGCAGCTTGGGCCTTTGGAGACGGTTGAGGTGATGGTCAACACCTGGCCCACCAGCCGATGGCTGGGGGAGCAGCTGGCCATGGCCAATGGCATCAGCTCTCTGGTGCGTTTCCCGTTTCCGGGCAGTCGCTTGCGGCAGCTGGTGCGCCAGGTGCTTCATCTCCCGGCTCAGGAAGATGATCCTTGGCGGGCGGGCCAGCTGGTCTGGGCTGTACTTGAGCTGCTTCCCGAACTGTTGGAGCAACCGGTCGCCCAGCCTCTTCAGGTGTGGTTAGCCCAGCGAGAGGGAACCACCTCGGGGTTAACGCGGGATCGCTGGCAGCTGGCACGATCAATCGCCGATGCCATGGACGATTACGCCCTCTATCGCCCAGATCAACTGGAGCGATGGAAACGGCCGCGGCCAGAAGATGACTGGCAAGCCGTTCTCTGGAGACTGCTAGCCCAACGGCTGCCCCGCGCCCCCTTTGGCCTGCAGGTGCGTGAGGCTGTTGATTCGCTTCGGCGAGGAGACGTCGACCCGGCCGTGCTGCCGGAGCGGTTGAGGCTGTTCGGCATCAGCGCTCTGGCGCCGGTGCAGGTTGAACTCATTCAGGCCTTGTCTGGGCTTCTGGAGGTGGAGATCTACCTGCTGACGCCTTGCCCGGACCTCTGGCAGCGTTGCGGCAGTCGGCGGGCCTCACTTGGGGAGGACTGGCTTTCCCCTCCCGATGGTGGCTGGTTGGCTGAAGCGCCTCGTTTGGAGGCTGTTCTCGGGCGGATGGGTGCTGAATTTCAGCAGTTGTTGGAAGGCTCCGGTGAAGCGCAGCTGGGGGAGCGACGCGAGGGTGACCTTTTTGCGGGGTCCCTGCAGATCGCCGCTGCTGAACAGCGTCAGCCCACCCTGCTCGATCAGCTTCAGCAGCAGCTTGTGGATGCCGAAAGCATCCCCGCGTTAACCCGTTTCACCAACGACCAGTCGCTGTTGTTTCAGGCAGCGCCGGGGCCTTGGCGGGAGGTGCAATTGGTGCGTGATCGCATTCTTCAGTGGCTGGCGGCCGATCCCGATCTTGCGCCGCGAGACGTGCTGGTGATGACGCCGCAGATTGAGCGCTATGCACCGCTGCTTAGCTCTGTGTTCAACGACACGGCTGCCATCGGTATCGATTTGCCCTGGCGCCTCACCGACCGCAGTCAGCAGAACAGTCCTGGGTTGTCGATGGCGATGTTCACGTTGTTGGAGCTAGCGGCCACGCGCCTCACCGCTACGGGTCTGGAACGTCTTCTGGCCAACCCGGCTATTCAGGGCCAGCAGGGACTCACGGCGGAGGACGCGGTGTTGATGACCCAAACGCTTCAACGCAGCGGTTTTCGCTGGGGTCTGGATTCCCGGGAGCGCGGGAGTGATGAGGTGCACAGCCTGCGCTGGTGTCTGGACCGCTGGCTGCTCGGGCTGGTGCTGCCGGTCGAGCCGGGCCTGGCGCCAGCGGGGGCGGCACCGTTTCAGCAGGGGCTCGACCCCGACCACCTGGTGCGTTGGTGGAGTCTTCTGGATCGTCTGGCGCGCATGCTGGATCGCTTGCGCCAGCCCCGGCCATGCCATGGCTGGGTTCAGCTGCTGCAGTCCCTGCTCGAGGAGCTGTTTGCTGATGGTGGAGCCTGGGCCGACGAGTTGCAGAGCTGGGCTGCGGCGCTGGAGGAGTGGCGGCTGCGGGCGGAAGATTGCTCCTTGGACCTCGACGCTGCCGTGGCGCTGGAGGTGCTGCAGGAGGCGTTGTCGGTGGACAGCGGCCGCTTCGGTCACCGCAGTGGTGCTCTCACCATCAGCGCCCTGGAGCCGATGCGAGCGATTCCCCACAAGGTGATTGTGTTGATGGGGTTAGACAGCGCTGACTTCCCTCGCCCGAGCCGGCGTCCTGGCTTCCATCTGCTGGAGCAGCAACGGAGTCTGGGGGACCCCCGTAGCAGCGACCAGGACCGCTACGTGCTGCTGGAGGCCTTGATGTCCGCTCGGCGTCATCTTTTGATCAGCTGGTGCGGTCGGCTGGAGCGCACGGGTGAGCCCCAGCCGCCAGCGGCGCCCGTGGAACAGTGGCTTGCCGTCCTGCAGGAGCAGTTGCGTCGGGCCAGCGCCTCCACGGAGGGGTTGGTGATCACTCCGGCGGCCAACCCCCTGTCCCCTGAAAACTTCAGACCCGAGGCGCCGCTTAGTTGTGATCGACGCCAGCTGGAGGCCAGGCGTTGTCTCGATCGCGCCCCAGCATCGGCCCAGGACTCCCTGGGGCTGGCCTGGTCATCGCTTTGGCGGGAACCGCTGGCTAGGGACGCTGACGTTCCGACCTCGGTCTCGGCGTTGGACCCTGAAGCGTTGCTGACCTGGATGCAGCAGCCCCAGAAGGCCTGGTTGCAAGCGCGGGGGTTGCGTCCAGGTGAAGGCATTGAGGCTGTGGAAGACCTTGAAGCCCTCGAGCTGGACGGTTTGCAGCGCTATCTGCTGCTCAACCATGAGCTTGAGGAGCAATTCATTCTTGGGTCGGCTCCAGATTGGACGGCGTTGCTGGCGGGCCAGGGCGTGCTTCCTGCGGGTGCTGGCGCTGCTCTGGAGCAGGAGGATCTGCAGCAGCGTTGGCAGGCCCTGCAGCGTCAGTTGGCATCGCTCGGCCCCTGCCGGCGGGAGGTCCATGTCCTCGCGTGCTTGCCAACGCCCCTGCTTTTTGCCGGGGACACCCAGGTGGTGGTGCAGCCCGGCATGCTTACGGCCGCGGCCGTGATGCGCGGTTGGTTGCTGCATCTGCTGCTTTGTGCTGAGGGTCTGGCTCCTGCTGGTGGTTCAGCGGTGGTGGCCCGCAGCACACGGGTTGCCGGAGCTGAGGTGCATCTGCGTTGGGCTGCGTTACCGGAGGCTGAAGCCATGGATCGGCTGCACCAGCTTCAGGATTTGGCGCAACAGGGCCTGGTGCAGTGCTGGCCGGTTCCCCCGAAGAGTGGCTGGCAGATGGTGGCCAAAGAGCAGCGCAAACCGGGTTCCGGGGAACTGGGATTTCGAGCGACCTGGCAGGAGGAAGGAACCACCCCGGTGATGCAGCTCTGCTTTGGTACGGAGATCTCCGCGGAGCAGCTGATGGATCAGGACGGATTCCAAGAGGCTTGCCAGCTGCTTTACGGCCCTCTCCTGGCGCAACTTCGCTAA
- a CDS encoding metallophosphoesterase yields the protein MNQSKRKHWVIGDVHGCYQPLLNLLAILPPNDHLVFCGDVINRGEAIPATMDLVWDLIQTGRATWLRGNHEQDLIHALENHVVDSSQEGLSQHATVGQLGESSARQWLPRLQQLPLVYRGDGWCATHAGFNADGQPDLSIRDPFWEIYDGRFGLVVVGHTPRPQVERLERIVLIDTGAVYGGCLSAFCPETDAVVQVQGAATDTSFPRPSDLQQRPSVLSANTGSC from the coding sequence TTGAACCAGAGCAAACGCAAGCACTGGGTGATTGGAGATGTGCACGGCTGCTACCAGCCTTTGCTCAATCTGCTTGCGATTCTGCCGCCGAACGACCATCTGGTGTTCTGCGGGGATGTGATCAACCGTGGTGAGGCCATCCCTGCAACGATGGATCTGGTTTGGGATCTGATCCAGACGGGCCGTGCAACGTGGTTGCGCGGTAACCACGAGCAAGATCTCATCCATGCTTTGGAGAACCACGTTGTTGATTCATCGCAGGAAGGCTTGAGCCAACACGCCACCGTCGGCCAGTTGGGCGAGAGCAGCGCGAGACAGTGGCTCCCGCGACTGCAACAGCTCCCCCTCGTGTATCGAGGTGACGGCTGGTGCGCCACCCACGCCGGATTCAATGCTGATGGCCAGCCGGATCTCTCCATTCGCGACCCGTTCTGGGAGATCTATGACGGTCGTTTTGGCCTCGTTGTTGTGGGACACACGCCCCGTCCCCAGGTGGAGCGCCTGGAGCGCATCGTGCTGATCGATACAGGGGCGGTCTACGGCGGTTGTCTGTCGGCGTTCTGCCCGGAAACGGATGCTGTTGTGCAGGTTCAGGGGGCTGCAACGGACACATCCTTTCCCAGGCCTTCGGATCTCCAGCAAAGACCGTCTGTGCTGTCTGCAAATACAGGCTCTTGCTGA
- a CDS encoding MgPME-cyclase complex family protein, with protein MTTYHFIAASERFLTVEEPLEEVLRERQRNYAETGKEIDFWLVKQPVFLEAPEMADVKAKVPQPAAAVVSTDPTFITFLKLRLEYVVVGSFEAPSEVIPDALANAV; from the coding sequence ATGACGACGTATCACTTCATTGCAGCCAGCGAGCGCTTCCTCACGGTGGAGGAGCCGCTGGAGGAAGTGCTTCGGGAGCGTCAGCGCAACTACGCCGAGACGGGAAAGGAGATCGATTTTTGGTTGGTGAAGCAACCGGTGTTTCTTGAGGCGCCAGAGATGGCTGACGTCAAGGCGAAGGTCCCTCAACCAGCTGCTGCAGTGGTGTCCACCGACCCCACCTTCATCACCTTCCTCAAACTGCGTCTCGAATACGTCGTGGTGGGCTCCTTCGAGGCACCGTCCGAGGTTATTCCCGATGCTCTTGCCAATGCCGTCTGA
- a CDS encoding pyridoxine 5'-phosphate synthase, whose product MASLGVNIDHIANIREARRTVEPDPVSMALFAELGGADGITVHLREDRRHIQDRDVELLRQTVRSRLNLEMAATEEMVAIALRIKPDMVTLVPERREEVTTEGGLDVAGQKDSLRGFVQTLQAANIPVSLFVDPESNQLDACRSTGACWVELHTGRYADADWNTQPQELARLHEGTAIARQLGLRVNAGHGLTYQNVEPIAAIPGMEELNIGHTIVARSVAVGLQQAVRDMKVLVQNPRLDPLFGQAPG is encoded by the coding sequence ATGGCCAGCCTCGGCGTCAATATCGACCACATCGCCAACATTCGAGAAGCGAGGCGAACCGTGGAGCCAGACCCAGTGTCTATGGCTCTTTTCGCCGAACTCGGCGGTGCTGATGGGATCACCGTGCACCTGAGGGAAGATCGCCGCCATATCCAGGATCGGGATGTGGAGTTGCTCAGGCAAACCGTGCGCTCCAGGCTCAACCTGGAAATGGCAGCCACCGAAGAGATGGTGGCCATTGCGCTGAGGATTAAGCCCGACATGGTCACGCTGGTGCCGGAACGGCGTGAGGAGGTCACGACCGAGGGAGGCCTGGATGTGGCAGGACAAAAAGACTCCCTGCGTGGTTTTGTGCAAACCCTTCAGGCCGCCAACATTCCGGTCAGCCTGTTTGTGGATCCGGAGTCCAATCAGCTTGATGCCTGCAGAAGCACGGGTGCCTGCTGGGTGGAATTGCACACGGGACGGTATGCCGATGCCGACTGGAACACCCAGCCGCAGGAGTTGGCGCGGTTGCACGAAGGCACAGCCATCGCTCGGCAGCTGGGTTTAAGGGTCAACGCCGGCCATGGCCTGACATATCAGAACGTTGAGCCAATTGCAGCCATTCCCGGCATGGAGGAACTCAACATTGGCCACACGATCGTGGCGCGTTCCGTGGCCGTCGGACTGCAACAGGCGGTGCGGGATATGAAGGTCTTGGTTCAGAATCCCCGCCTGGATCCCCTTTTTGGACAAGCGCCCGGATGA
- a CDS encoding lysophospholipid acyltransferase family protein has product MQAALATRESALSVGIDRFWAPLAMFTTQDLALRLQFRERLVLHPEHLPHQGPVILAPTHRARWDALMLPMAAGRRVSGRDCRFMVTTTEMRGLQGWFLQRLGCFPVDQGRPSMTTLRLAIDLLAAGQQLVMFPEGRIHRTDQAIQLWPGLVRLAQLAQSRGVSVPVVPVGLGYSQAPPRPFSRAAICFGSALTVPPKGEREATRLFNIQLADAMHTAEQAARTAVGRPLKGF; this is encoded by the coding sequence TTGCAAGCGGCCCTGGCGACCCGAGAAAGCGCCCTAAGTGTCGGAATCGACCGTTTCTGGGCCCCCCTGGCGATGTTCACCACCCAGGATCTCGCGCTGCGTCTTCAGTTTCGTGAGCGGCTGGTGCTGCATCCGGAGCATCTGCCCCATCAAGGACCAGTGATCTTGGCGCCAACGCACCGCGCCCGCTGGGATGCCCTCATGCTGCCGATGGCCGCTGGCCGACGGGTCAGTGGCCGCGACTGTCGCTTCATGGTGACAACCACTGAAATGCGTGGGCTGCAGGGATGGTTTCTCCAACGGCTGGGCTGCTTTCCGGTGGACCAGGGACGACCCTCGATGACCACCTTGCGCCTCGCCATCGATCTTTTGGCCGCCGGACAGCAGCTGGTGATGTTCCCCGAAGGAAGGATCCATCGAACCGACCAGGCCATTCAGCTGTGGCCGGGTCTGGTGCGTCTGGCTCAGCTCGCCCAGAGCCGAGGCGTTTCCGTTCCTGTCGTTCCCGTCGGGCTCGGGTACAGCCAGGCCCCACCACGGCCCTTCAGCCGGGCTGCCATTTGTTTCGGTTCCGCCCTGACGGTGCCACCAAAAGGCGAGCGTGAGGCAACACGCCTGTTCAACATCCAATTGGCGGATGCGATGCATACGGCTGAACAAGCGGCCCGTACTGCCGTTGGCCGACCACTAAAAGGCTTCTAA
- a CDS encoding BolA family protein: MVQPDAVEAAIQQVIPDAKVTVEDLTGGGDHLQVTVVSSAFAGLSRIRQHQMVYGALQQELASEAIHALALNTSTPSDAASA, translated from the coding sequence ATGGTGCAGCCGGATGCCGTTGAAGCCGCGATCCAACAGGTCATTCCAGACGCCAAGGTCACCGTTGAGGATCTGACCGGCGGCGGTGACCACCTCCAAGTGACGGTTGTGTCGTCCGCTTTTGCGGGCCTCTCACGCATCCGTCAGCATCAGATGGTCTACGGCGCTCTGCAGCAAGAATTGGCAAGCGAGGCGATTCATGCCCTCGCGCTCAACACCTCAACTCCTTCGGACGCTGCGTCCGCTTAA
- the grxD gene encoding Grx4 family monothiol glutaredoxin: MDPSTKARIETLVASSPIFVFMKGSKLMPQCGFSNNVVQILHSLGVAFETFDVLSDMEIRQGIKDFSSWPTIPQVYVNGEFMGGSDILIEMYNSGELREKLEIALAS, translated from the coding sequence ATGGACCCTTCCACCAAAGCTCGAATCGAAACTCTGGTCGCCTCCAGCCCGATCTTCGTGTTCATGAAGGGCTCCAAGTTGATGCCCCAGTGCGGTTTCTCAAACAACGTGGTCCAAATCCTGCACTCCCTCGGTGTGGCATTCGAGACATTCGATGTTCTTTCCGATATGGAAATTCGCCAGGGAATCAAGGACTTTTCCAGCTGGCCCACCATTCCCCAGGTTTACGTGAACGGGGAATTCATGGGCGGCTCTGACATCCTGATCGAGATGTACAACTCCGGCGAACTCAGGGAAAAATTGGAAATTGCTCTGGCGAGCTAA
- a CDS encoding DUF6761 family protein, with the protein MTSLDDPEAIRHFQSLCDACQELTTRYHTPSELRLYSDGYLHALRKSGSLDPRSQHRLEQLIDRWIMDPSSFIGPDGDVSTLYMQHPRGY; encoded by the coding sequence ATGACATCACTCGACGACCCTGAAGCTATCCGTCATTTCCAGTCGCTGTGCGATGCCTGCCAGGAGCTGACCACGCGCTATCACACCCCTTCGGAGCTGCGGCTGTACTCCGACGGCTATCTGCATGCCTTGAGAAAATCAGGTTCTCTTGACCCTCGTTCTCAGCATCGCCTTGAGCAATTGATCGATCGCTGGATCATGGATCCCTCCAGCTTTATTGGCCCTGACGGGGATGTCAGCACTTTGTATATGCAGCATCCCCGGGGCTATTGA